The following are from one region of the Paenibacillus bovis genome:
- the metA gene encoding homoserine O-acetyltransferase MetA encodes MPIKIPDSLPAKEVLAGENIFVMDESHAYHQDIRPLKIALLNLMPTKETTETQLLRLLGNSPLQVDIYLLHTESHTSKNTSAEYLNTFYKTFQEVRHLRFDGLIVTGAPVETLDFEDVNYWEEIQEIFNWSKTNVTSTMHICWASQAGLYHHFGIPKVDLPEKCFGVFPHTLNKTNVKLLRGFDELYYAPHSRHTEVRHEDIAKVEELEILSESEEAGVYIVATRDGKQIFVTGHSEYDPLSLKWEYDRDIARGMDIAVPKNYYPNDDPTRTPPSTWRAHANLLFANWLNYYVYQETPYDLGNEKSEVGQYSI; translated from the coding sequence ATGCCGATCAAAATCCCGGATAGCCTGCCTGCCAAAGAAGTACTGGCCGGAGAAAACATTTTCGTTATGGACGAATCCCATGCGTATCATCAGGACATTCGTCCTCTCAAAATAGCACTACTTAATCTGATGCCTACCAAAGAAACAACCGAGACCCAGCTACTGCGTCTGCTCGGGAACAGTCCGCTGCAGGTAGACATTTATCTGCTGCATACCGAATCGCATACTTCCAAAAATACTTCTGCCGAGTACCTGAACACCTTTTACAAAACGTTCCAGGAAGTGCGTCATCTGCGCTTTGACGGTCTGATCGTAACCGGTGCACCGGTAGAGACATTGGACTTTGAAGATGTGAACTACTGGGAAGAGATCCAGGAGATTTTTAACTGGAGCAAAACAAATGTTACGTCGACCATGCATATTTGTTGGGCCTCGCAGGCAGGTCTGTACCATCATTTCGGCATTCCCAAAGTCGATCTGCCGGAGAAATGTTTTGGTGTTTTCCCGCATACGCTCAACAAAACCAATGTCAAACTGCTGCGCGGCTTCGACGAATTGTATTATGCACCGCATTCGCGCCATACCGAAGTCCGGCACGAAGATATCGCCAAAGTGGAAGAACTGGAGATTCTGTCTGAATCCGAAGAAGCTGGTGTATACATCGTAGCGACCCGGGATGGTAAGCAGATCTTCGTCACCGGTCATTCCGAATATGACCCGCTATCCCTGAAATGGGAATATGACCGCGATATTGCCCGGGGCATGGATATTGCTGTTCCCAAAAATTATTATCCCAATGACGACCCGACCCGTACCCCGCCATCTACATGGCGCGCCCATGCAAACCTGCTGTTTGCCAATTGGCTCAATTATTATGTGTATCAGGAGACGCCATACGATTTGGGCAATGAGAAATCCGAAGTGGGGCAGTATTCCATTTAG
- a CDS encoding PLP-dependent transferase — translation MTEHNAKNESLNIESRLAQIGSVQEPVTGAINFPIYQSTAFRHPALGKSTGFDYIRTTNPTRAVLEQAAAELESGDAGFACSSGMAALQTIFSLFGQGDHLIVSLDLYGGTYRLLERILSKFGITASYIDTNDLEAMEQIRQDNTRAVFIETPTNPLMMITDIAAVTGWAKQHNLLTVVDNTLLSPFFQRPIELGADIVIHSATKYLGGHNDVLAGLIITKGKELSEEMAFLHNSIGAVLSPTDSYQLMRGMKTLALRMERHEYNATAIATHLQQHPQIAQVYYPALPDHPGHEVQNRQSSGNTGIFSFKVTDARYVEPLLRHIKLIAFAESLGGVESLMTYPAIQTHADIPLEIRDAIGVDDRLLRFSVGIEHVDDLIADLDQALEAARLEVEGA, via the coding sequence ATGACGGAACACAACGCAAAAAACGAATCCCTTAATATTGAAAGCCGGCTGGCACAGATCGGCTCTGTGCAGGAACCGGTAACCGGAGCGATTAACTTTCCGATCTATCAATCTACCGCTTTCCGTCATCCGGCACTGGGCAAGAGCACAGGCTTTGACTATATCCGTACGACCAATCCGACAAGAGCCGTGCTGGAGCAGGCAGCCGCCGAGCTGGAATCCGGTGATGCCGGATTTGCCTGTAGCTCCGGTATGGCTGCGCTGCAGACTATTTTCTCTCTGTTTGGACAGGGCGATCATCTGATCGTGTCCCTGGATTTGTATGGAGGAACGTACCGTCTGTTGGAGCGGATTTTGTCCAAGTTTGGCATTACCGCTTCATACATCGATACGAATGATCTGGAAGCGATGGAGCAGATTCGCCAGGACAATACCCGTGCGGTATTTATCGAGACACCGACCAATCCGCTCATGATGATTACCGATATAGCGGCAGTAACAGGCTGGGCCAAGCAACACAATCTGCTGACCGTAGTGGATAATACGCTGCTGTCCCCATTTTTCCAGCGTCCGATCGAGCTGGGAGCAGATATCGTCATTCATAGTGCGACCAAATATCTCGGCGGACACAATGATGTGCTGGCAGGCCTGATTATTACCAAAGGCAAGGAATTATCCGAAGAAATGGCTTTTCTGCATAACTCAATCGGTGCCGTGCTGTCACCAACCGATTCCTACCAGCTGATGCGCGGCATGAAGACACTGGCTCTGCGTATGGAGCGTCATGAGTATAATGCGACAGCGATAGCGACTCATCTGCAGCAGCATCCGCAGATCGCCCAGGTTTATTACCCTGCACTGCCGGATCATCCGGGTCATGAAGTGCAGAATCGTCAATCAAGCGGTAATACCGGCATTTTCTCTTTTAAAGTCACCGATGCACGTTATGTAGAGCCGCTGCTGCGTCATATCAAGCTGATCGCGTTTGCCGAGAGTCTGGGTGGGGTGGAGTCGCTAATGACGTATCCGGCGATTCAGACACATGCTGATATTCCACTGGAAATTCGTGATGCGATTGGTGTAGATGATCGTCTGCTGCGTTTCTCGGTGGGGATTGAGCATGTGGATGATCTGATCGCCGATCTGGATCAAGCGCTGGAAGCTGCACGTCTCGAAGTGGAAGGGGCGTGA
- a CDS encoding aminotransferase class I/II-fold pyridoxal phosphate-dependent enzyme codes for MSGNQEHNDNRYHSSGRQTAVPVSQQTRGFDTKLIHFGGEIDRATGASSVPIYQASTFHQEDILNPPLHDYSRSGNPTRQALEDYIALLEGGTNGFAFASGMAAISTAFFLLSAGEHVIVTEDVYGGTYRLLTTILNRMNIEISFVDMTNLEQVKGALRPNTRAVYMETPSNPTLKITDIHAVTEWAREHHLLTLLDNTFMTPYYQRPIELGVDIVLHSATKFLGGHSDVLAGLAVTRTEQLGKQLKQLQNSFGSVLGPQDCWLLMRGMKTLGARMTHSEKSTAKLAEWLRGRSDIERIYYPGLPEHPGHEVHVNQSTGFGSVISFDVGSGERAKQVLDRVQLPLVAVSLGAVESILSYPPTMSHAAMGAGVRAERGITDGLLRLSVGLEDVEDLIADLEQALDS; via the coding sequence ATGAGCGGGAATCAGGAGCATAACGATAATCGCTACCACTCTTCTGGCCGACAGACGGCTGTTCCGGTATCCCAGCAGACTCGTGGATTCGATACCAAATTGATCCATTTTGGCGGCGAGATTGACCGGGCGACCGGAGCTTCCAGTGTGCCGATTTACCAGGCATCGACTTTTCATCAGGAAGATATATTGAATCCGCCGCTGCATGATTACAGCCGCTCCGGCAATCCGACGCGTCAGGCGCTGGAAGATTATATTGCCCTGCTGGAAGGTGGAACGAATGGATTTGCTTTTGCTTCGGGGATGGCAGCGATCTCGACAGCCTTTTTCCTGTTATCGGCGGGTGAGCATGTCATTGTCACCGAAGATGTATATGGCGGTACGTATCGTCTGCTGACAACGATTCTGAACCGGATGAATATCGAGATTTCCTTTGTCGATATGACCAATCTGGAACAGGTCAAAGGAGCACTTCGTCCCAATACGCGTGCTGTGTATATGGAGACGCCTTCCAACCCGACACTGAAAATTACCGATATTCATGCAGTGACCGAATGGGCGAGAGAGCATCATCTGCTGACCCTGCTGGATAATACATTTATGACTCCTTATTATCAGCGGCCGATTGAGCTGGGCGTAGATATAGTACTGCACAGTGCGACCAAGTTCCTCGGCGGTCATAGTGATGTGCTCGCCGGTCTGGCAGTAACGCGTACCGAACAGCTGGGCAAGCAGCTCAAGCAGCTGCAAAATAGCTTTGGCAGCGTGCTGGGTCCGCAGGATTGCTGGTTGCTCATGCGCGGGATGAAGACACTGGGTGCGAGAATGACCCATTCGGAAAAGAGTACAGCCAAATTGGCAGAATGGCTGCGCGGACGCAGTGATATCGAGCGCATCTATTACCCGGGTCTGCCGGAGCATCCCGGACATGAAGTTCATGTCAACCAGTCGACAGGCTTTGGCTCGGTTATTTCTTTTGATGTGGGTTCCGGTGAACGTGCCAAGCAGGTACTGGATCGTGTTCAGCTGCCACTGGTAGCCGTAAGCCTGGGAGCAGTAGAAAGTATCCTTTCCTATCCGCCAACCATGTCCCATGCAGCGATGGGTGCCGGTGTCCGGGCAGAGCGGGGAATTACCGATGGACTGCTGCGTCTGTCGGTTGGCCTGGAAGACGTGGAAGATCTGATCGCCGATCTGGAGCAGGCGCTGGACAGTTAG
- a CDS encoding SDR family NAD(P)-dependent oxidoreductase, translating to MTQNKYPFDGSIVLITGASTGIGRAVATAFLKNGANVVLAARSEDKMKEIVEGYSDDRYLIVPTDVRKRTEVDALVQQTVDRFGKLDVVISNAGVSVAGPIEELTDEDWENMRTTNVDSQVYLARAVVPHLEKSKGSIIATSSVSGLAGDWPHPAYNATKGAISLFVQSLALQLGEKGIRVNAIAPAFTVTEMTKPMMEEGGQELVEKFKSRVPLQRIADAEDVAPAYLFLASPDAQYITGVILPVDGGTIASNGQGNSPREFGN from the coding sequence ATGACACAGAATAAATATCCTTTTGATGGCTCGATTGTATTGATTACAGGTGCAAGCACAGGGATTGGACGTGCTGTAGCAACTGCCTTTCTAAAAAATGGCGCCAATGTGGTACTCGCTGCGCGCAGTGAAGATAAGATGAAAGAAATTGTGGAAGGCTACAGCGATGATCGATATCTGATCGTACCTACCGATGTGCGCAAACGTACTGAAGTGGATGCGCTGGTGCAGCAGACCGTAGATCGTTTTGGCAAGCTGGATGTGGTGATCAGCAACGCCGGTGTATCCGTAGCAGGTCCGATTGAAGAATTAACTGATGAAGACTGGGAAAATATGCGCACAACGAACGTAGACTCCCAGGTATATCTGGCACGTGCAGTCGTACCTCATCTGGAAAAATCCAAAGGTTCGATTATTGCGACTTCTTCCGTATCAGGCCTTGCAGGCGACTGGCCGCACCCGGCATACAATGCCACCAAAGGAGCGATCAGTTTGTTCGTTCAGTCACTGGCATTGCAACTCGGAGAAAAAGGTATACGCGTCAATGCGATTGCACCTGCCTTTACCGTTACCGAGATGACCAAGCCGATGATGGAAGAGGGCGGACAGGAATTGGTTGAGAAATTCAAATCCCGTGTGCCGCTGCAGCGGATCGCCGACGCTGAAGATGTAGCACCTGCCTATCTGTTCCTGGCAAGTCCGGATGCACAGTACATTACAGGGGTCATTCTGCCGGTCGATGGCGGTACGATAGCGTCCAATGGACAAGGCAACTCGCCTCGTGAATTTGGCAATTAA
- the mqnC gene encoding cyclic dehypoxanthinyl futalosine synthase has translation MNTVDRILEKALQGGRLDLEDTIALYESDQIEKMGHVANQMMIRKNPDPITTFVIGRNVNYTNVCDVFCRFCAFYRRPGSAEGYVLPDEVILQKIQETEDVGGTEILMQGGVNPELPFEYYLNILRKIKQHFPNITMHSFSPAEIMKMQLLSGMSMEDTIRAIHEAGLDSLPGGGGEILDDRTRRKISRLKGSWRDWMDVMQTAHKVGMNTTATMVIGFGESMEERALHLLRVREAQDECIQNGYDSEGFLAFISWTFQPDNTNMKAEKQTPEQYLKNVAISRIVLDNIKHFQSSWVTMGPEVGKMSLQYGCDDFGSTMMEENVVSAAGTTHKVNIEQTLDIIRAAGKIPAQRDTKYNILKVFDDESYKIQRDFIMQN, from the coding sequence ATGAATACAGTAGATCGTATCCTGGAAAAAGCCCTGCAAGGTGGACGTCTGGACCTGGAAGATACTATTGCACTATATGAATCCGATCAAATCGAAAAAATGGGCCATGTCGCGAATCAGATGATGATCCGCAAAAATCCGGACCCTATTACCACTTTCGTTATCGGACGCAACGTCAACTACACCAATGTATGCGACGTATTTTGCCGTTTCTGCGCATTTTACCGTCGTCCCGGTTCTGCCGAAGGCTATGTACTGCCTGACGAAGTCATCCTGCAAAAGATTCAGGAAACCGAAGATGTAGGCGGTACAGAGATTCTGATGCAGGGCGGGGTAAACCCTGAATTGCCTTTTGAATACTATCTGAATATTCTGCGTAAAATCAAGCAGCACTTCCCGAACATTACGATGCACTCGTTCTCCCCGGCGGAGATTATGAAAATGCAGCTGTTGTCCGGCATGTCCATGGAAGACACGATTCGTGCGATTCATGAAGCAGGTCTCGATTCCCTGCCAGGCGGTGGCGGCGAGATTCTGGATGACCGCACACGCCGTAAAATCAGCCGTCTCAAAGGCTCATGGCGCGACTGGATGGACGTTATGCAGACCGCCCACAAAGTGGGTATGAATACGACAGCAACTATGGTTATCGGATTCGGCGAGTCGATGGAAGAGCGTGCGCTGCATCTGCTGCGTGTTCGTGAAGCCCAGGATGAATGTATCCAGAATGGCTACGATTCCGAAGGCTTCCTGGCGTTTATCTCCTGGACGTTCCAGCCCGATAACACCAATATGAAAGCAGAGAAACAAACACCGGAGCAGTACCTCAAAAATGTAGCGATCAGCCGCATCGTGCTGGATAACATCAAGCACTTCCAGTCTTCTTGGGTAACGATGGGACCGGAAGTCGGCAAAATGTCCCTGCAATATGGTTGTGATGACTTCGGTAGTACGATGATGGAAGAGAATGTCGTATCTGCTGCAGGTACTACCCACAAGGTCAATATCGAGCAGACTCTGGATATTATCCGCGCCGCTGGCAAGATTCCTGCACAGCGTGATACCAAGTACAATATCCTCAAAGTATTTGATGATGAGAGCTACAAAATCCAGCGCGACTTTATCATGCAGAACTAA
- a CDS encoding antibiotic biosynthesis monooxygenase family protein has product MNRETPYYAVIFTSTRTAGDQGYGQMADRMEQLGSAQPGFLGIESYRNLDGTGVTISYWRDLDAIRQWKSNAAHQIAQQKGQQQWYAEYSVKVCKVEREYSFEI; this is encoded by the coding sequence ATGAATAGGGAAACACCGTATTACGCTGTTATTTTTACAAGTACACGTACTGCCGGTGATCAGGGGTATGGACAGATGGCGGATCGGATGGAACAGCTCGGTTCGGCACAACCCGGCTTTCTCGGTATAGAAAGCTATCGCAACCTGGACGGAACAGGGGTAACCATCTCCTACTGGCGTGATCTCGATGCTATTCGACAGTGGAAAAGTAATGCGGCTCATCAAATTGCCCAGCAAAAAGGCCAGCAACAATGGTATGCAGAATATTCTGTCAAAGTATGCAAAGTTGAGCGCGAATATTCTTTTGAAATCTGA
- the yfcE gene encoding phosphodiesterase: MKLLFISDIHGSLYWLNRAIEKVEQEQPDQIILLGDYMYHGPRNPLPDDYNPAEVANILNRYKNRIIAVRGNCDAEVDQMLLEFPMMGDYAVLYHESRKIHVTHGHGYSMEHLPPLQPGDIFIQGHTHIPVAVQQEGIYLLNPGSIALPKGDYPHSYGIMENDIFTIHSLENTVIKQIIFED; this comes from the coding sequence ATGAAATTGCTATTCATATCCGATATTCATGGTTCTTTGTACTGGCTGAACCGTGCGATTGAAAAAGTCGAGCAGGAGCAGCCGGATCAGATTATACTGCTGGGTGACTATATGTATCATGGTCCCCGCAATCCGCTGCCTGATGATTATAATCCTGCAGAAGTAGCCAATATACTCAACCGCTATAAAAACCGAATTATCGCTGTTCGGGGCAATTGTGATGCTGAAGTCGATCAGATGCTGCTGGAATTTCCAATGATGGGCGATTATGCCGTTCTGTATCATGAATCCCGCAAAATTCATGTTACTCATGGACATGGGTACAGCATGGAGCATCTTCCGCCGCTCCAGCCGGGCGATATTTTTATCCAGGGGCATACGCATATTCCTGTTGCTGTGCAGCAGGAGGGTATCTATTTGCTGAATCCCGGCTCTATAGCTTTACCAAAAGGAGATTATCCTCATTCCTACGGTATTATGGAAAATGATATATTTACTATCCACAGCTTGGAGAATACGGTTATCAAGCAGATCATTTTCGAGGATTAG
- the thrS gene encoding threonine--tRNA ligase produces MAIEIKLPDGSVRQYEEGNNIGDVASSISKSLFKNAVAGKLDGIVVDLNTPLHNGALVEIVTADSADGLEVIRHSTAHLTAQAVKRLFGAKEVKLGVGPVIEDGFYYDMDLEHPINPEDLQKIEKEMERIVNENLPITRREVSRAEALKIFGELEDPYKIELIEALPEDSIITIYDQGEFFDLCRGPHVPSTGKLKVFKLLSVAGAYWRGDSKNKMLQRIYGTAFNKKPELEQHLHFLEEAKKRDHRKLGKELEMFTFSSLVGQGLPIWLPNGAKLRRTLERYIVDLEEKLGYSHVYTPVLGNVELYKTSGHWEHYQEDMFPVMSMDNEELVLRPMNCPHHMMVYKSDLRSYRDLPIRIAELGMMHRYEMSGALTGLHRVRAMTLNDAHLFVRPDQIKDEFARVIQLIQQVYKDFGIEEYRFRLSYRDPQDTEKYFPNDEMWEMSQRMLREVVEELDLPFFEAEGEAAFYGPKLDVQIRTALGKEETLSTVQLDFLLPERFELEYIGDDGQKHRPVVIHRGVISTMERFTAFLLENFIGALPLWLSPVQAKVIPVSTAFDDYARKVEDQLRLSGVTVESDLRNEKLGYKIREAQLEKIPYMFVIGENEMNANSVSVRKRGEGDIGTMPLEEAAKLLSQQIADRTIF; encoded by the coding sequence ATGGCTATTGAAATTAAATTGCCCGACGGCTCGGTCCGTCAGTATGAAGAAGGAAACAATATCGGAGATGTCGCATCTTCTATCAGCAAAAGCCTGTTCAAAAACGCAGTAGCAGGCAAACTCGATGGTATTGTTGTAGACCTGAACACTCCACTGCATAACGGTGCATTGGTCGAGATTGTTACAGCTGACAGCGCAGACGGACTGGAAGTCATTCGTCATAGTACTGCGCATTTGACTGCACAGGCGGTTAAGCGTCTGTTTGGTGCCAAGGAAGTCAAGCTGGGTGTAGGTCCGGTTATCGAAGATGGCTTCTATTATGATATGGATCTGGAGCATCCGATCAATCCGGAAGATCTGCAAAAGATCGAAAAGGAAATGGAACGTATCGTTAACGAAAACCTGCCGATTACACGCCGCGAAGTAAGCCGCGCAGAAGCACTGAAAATCTTTGGCGAGTTGGAAGATCCATATAAAATTGAATTGATCGAAGCACTGCCGGAAGACAGCATCATTACCATCTATGATCAGGGTGAATTCTTCGATCTGTGCCGTGGTCCTCACGTACCGTCGACAGGTAAACTCAAAGTCTTCAAACTGCTGAGTGTAGCCGGTGCTTACTGGCGCGGCGACAGCAAAAACAAAATGCTGCAGCGTATCTACGGAACAGCATTTAACAAAAAGCCGGAACTGGAACAGCATCTTCATTTCCTGGAAGAGGCGAAAAAGCGTGATCACCGCAAGCTGGGTAAAGAGCTGGAAATGTTCACATTCTCTTCTCTGGTAGGACAGGGACTGCCAATCTGGCTGCCAAATGGTGCCAAGCTACGTCGTACACTGGAGCGCTATATCGTCGATCTGGAAGAAAAGCTGGGCTACAGCCACGTCTATACACCGGTATTGGGTAATGTCGAGCTATACAAAACATCCGGTCACTGGGAGCACTACCAGGAAGATATGTTCCCGGTTATGTCCATGGACAATGAAGAATTGGTACTGCGTCCGATGAACTGTCCGCACCATATGATGGTATACAAGAGCGATCTGCGCAGCTACCGCGATCTGCCGATCCGTATCGCCGAGCTGGGCATGATGCACCGTTATGAAATGTCCGGTGCACTGACAGGTCTGCATCGCGTACGTGCGATGACACTGAATGATGCGCATCTGTTCGTACGTCCGGATCAGATCAAAGACGAGTTTGCACGTGTTATCCAGCTGATCCAGCAGGTATACAAAGACTTTGGTATCGAAGAATACCGCTTCCGTCTGTCTTACCGCGATCCACAGGATACCGAGAAATATTTCCCGAATGACGAAATGTGGGAAATGTCCCAACGTATGCTGCGTGAAGTTGTAGAAGAACTAGATCTGCCATTCTTCGAAGCCGAAGGCGAAGCAGCATTCTATGGTCCGAAGCTGGATGTACAGATTCGTACAGCATTAGGTAAAGAAGAGACACTGTCTACTGTACAGCTGGACTTCCTGCTGCCAGAGCGCTTTGAGCTGGAATATATCGGTGATGATGGACAAAAACATCGTCCGGTCGTTATCCACCGCGGCGTAATCAGTACAATGGAGCGCTTTACTGCCTTCCTGCTGGAGAACTTTATCGGTGCATTGCCATTGTGGCTGTCCCCGGTACAGGCCAAAGTGATCCCGGTATCGACTGCTTTTGATGATTATGCACGTAAAGTTGAAGATCAGCTGCGTCTGAGCGGTGTTACCGTTGAATCCGATCTGCGCAACGAGAAGCTGGGTTACAAGATTCGCGAAGCCCAGCTGGAGAAAATCCCTTATATGTTCGTTATCGGTGAAAATGAGATGAACGCGAACAGTGTCTCGGTTCGCAAACGCGGTGAAGGCGATATCGGCACCATGCCATTGGAAGAAGCAGCCAAGCTGCTAAGCCAGCAAATTGCTGACCGCACTATTTTCTAA
- the liaF gene encoding cell wall-active antibiotics response protein LiaF, translating to MNRYMFRKTFWGLSLIGVGMVFLLNRMNMIEWGISDVLFLLWPLILLEMGLNELLFKCKKDIGGWIMTILGGYFLGRNLGWFDYSIGDMIRLLLPVILVVAGVNILFGKKERRRRRQGMDHTPEAPEPPTYDAPPPPPVPSALDDLFNEKLGQQTPPEPKIGQEFGQPYQEPSEQAYRNDPAFQEKEPHAPHTPPRHPYYDYPSSGNWKQDKQQFKRQLKEHIRQQKNGGCQNKQWHREQWKQYYKGRGYGSAYRHAEQRSGFIGDVHIGKEYFELKPLNISHFIGDTMLDLTRAQISYGITPITISAFIGDVKVFIPSGVDVAFKAEGNSFIGDMNILSDTKEGFMGHINSETADFDSVGKRVEITVSVFIGDIAISRVG from the coding sequence ATGAACAGATATATGTTTCGCAAAACCTTCTGGGGATTGTCCCTGATCGGGGTTGGCATGGTATTCCTCCTCAACCGGATGAATATGATCGAGTGGGGAATCAGTGATGTACTGTTCCTGCTATGGCCATTGATTCTGCTGGAGATGGGTCTGAATGAACTTTTGTTCAAATGCAAAAAGGATATTGGCGGCTGGATTATGACCATTTTGGGCGGCTATTTTCTGGGACGCAATCTAGGATGGTTTGATTATTCTATCGGCGATATGATTCGTCTGCTGCTGCCGGTAATACTGGTAGTTGCCGGTGTGAACATATTGTTTGGCAAAAAGGAAAGACGCCGCCGGCGTCAGGGGATGGATCATACACCTGAAGCACCCGAGCCACCCACCTATGATGCTCCGCCGCCACCTCCTGTACCGTCTGCACTGGATGATCTGTTCAATGAAAAGCTTGGCCAACAGACACCACCGGAACCGAAGATAGGTCAGGAATTTGGGCAGCCATATCAAGAGCCGTCCGAACAGGCATACCGGAATGATCCGGCATTTCAGGAGAAAGAGCCCCATGCCCCACATACACCTCCACGTCATCCATATTATGACTATCCATCTTCAGGCAATTGGAAGCAGGATAAGCAGCAGTTCAAACGACAGCTCAAAGAGCATATCAGACAGCAAAAAAATGGAGGATGCCAAAATAAGCAGTGGCACCGGGAGCAGTGGAAGCAGTATTATAAGGGCAGAGGCTATGGCTCAGCATATCGTCATGCAGAGCAGCGCTCCGGATTTATCGGCGATGTGCATATCGGCAAAGAATATTTCGAGCTCAAACCGCTGAATATTTCCCACTTTATCGGGGATACGATGCTGGATCTGACGCGTGCGCAGATTTCCTATGGAATCACGCCAATTACAATCTCCGCTTTTATCGGCGATGTCAAAGTATTTATTCCAAGCGGTGTGGATGTAGCTTTCAAAGCAGAAGGCAATTCTTTTATCGGAGATATGAATATTCTCAGCGATACCAAAGAAGGATTCATGGGTCATATTAATAGTGAAACAGCGGATTTTGATTCGGTCGGTAAGCGCGTAGAGATTACAGTCAGCGTATTTATCGGAGATATTGCTATCAGTCGGGTGGGATGA